A portion of the Lolium rigidum isolate FL_2022 chromosome 1, APGP_CSIRO_Lrig_0.1, whole genome shotgun sequence genome contains these proteins:
- the LOC124706705 gene encoding subtilisin-like protease 3: MAILTNLLLPLLLVATISPAPALCYVNPGAMKLRDATVTSSYRTYIVLVQPPRSNASEDMHRRWHMSFLPSSHTDNISEARLLHSYTQVFSGFAARLTDAEVDAVAKKPGFVRVFPDRTLQLATTHTPEFLGLKNGTGIWSSADHGKGVIIGLLDSGIHAAHPSFDDHGIPPPPARWKGSCKAARCNNKLIGAKWFVGGDSADEVGHGTHTSSTAAGNFVSGASYKGVGAGTAAGIAPGAHVAMYKVCSEEECETSTILAGLDEAIKDGVDVLSVSIGGDTSISFEHDPIALGAFSAVSKGITVVCAGGNSGPAKITVTNDAPWLLTVAAGSVDRSFDASVYLGDGRRVDGETLTQLAAKPSSERYPLLYSEARQYCEYEGDRSVAGKIVVCGLTNSKDQASNVKSIVDAGAAAVLLYNDELGGYTTILMDYNTSVVEVSAADGKVLRDYATSAKNSVASLTYNNTLLGVRPAPVVAWFSARGPSGIAPGILKPDILAPGLNILAAWPPKTDSGSGPFNIISGTSMATPHISGVVALVKSLHPDWSPAAIKSAILTTSDVVDNTGGPILDEQHGKANACARGAGHVNPTRAADPGLVYDITAAEFAGYICWLQSTDAKAASLLNSSLPCGDLPKITEAQLNYPTITVPLRPTPFIVNRTVTNVGPAESTYTAKVEAPTTLAVHVSPETLSFSKVGEKKTFSVSVSGHGVTEEELTAEGSLSWVSEKHVVRSPVVAIVGIGRRGSPPPAASPPGRTLSHLT; encoded by the coding sequence ATGGCGATCTTAACCAATCTCCTATTACCTCTTCTCTTAGTCGCCACCATCTCCCCCGCACCTGCACTATGCTATGTCAACCCTGGTGCTATGAAATTGCGAGATGCCACAGTCACTTCTTCTTATCGCACATACATTGTGCTCGTCCAGCCACCGCGCTCGAATGCCAGCGAAGACATGCACCGTCGGTGGCACATGTCGTTCTTGCCTAGCTCGCACACCGACAACATCAGCGAGGCACGTCTCCTTCACTCGTACACCCAGGTGTTCAGTGGCTTCGCCGCGAGGCTCACCGACGCCGAGGTCGACGCGGTGGCCAAGAAGCCGGGGTTCGTGCGCGTTTTCCCGGACAGGACGCTGCAGCTCGCGACCACGCACACGCCGGAGTTCCTCGGGCTGAAGAACGGCACCGGGATCTGGAGCAGTGCTGATCACGGCAAGGGTGTGATCATTGGTCTGCTCGACAGCGGCATCCACGCGGCGCATCCTTCCTTCGACGATCATggtatcccgccgccgccggcgagatggaaGGGCTCATGCAAGGCAGCCCGGTGCAACAACAAGCTCATCGGTGCCAAGTGGTTTGTTGGGGGCGACTCTGCCGATGAGGTGGGCCATGGAACGCACACCTCGTCTACGGCTGCTGGGAACTTCGTAAGCGGCGCCTCCTACAAGGGCGTGGGTGCCGGCACCGCCGCCGGAATTGCGCCCGGCGCCCACGTCGCCATGTACAAGGTGTGCAGCGAGGAGGAGTGTGAGACATCCACCATATTGGCCGGCCTGGACGAGGCCATCAAGGATGGGGTGGACGTGCTCTCGGTGTCCATCGGAGGTGACACCAGCATCAGCTTTGAGCATGACCCCATCGCCCTCGGCGCCTTCAGTGCGGTATCCAAAGGCATCACCGTGGTGTGCGCGGGCGGCAACAGCGGCCCCGCGAAGATCACCGTCACCAACGACGCGCCATGGCTGCTCACGGTCGCCGCCGGCTCGGTGGACCGGAGCTTCGACGCCAGCGTGTATCTCGGCGACGGCAGGCGCGTCGACGGAGAAACGCTCACCCAGCTGGCGGCCAAGCCCAGCTCAGAGCGGTACCCTCTGCTCTACTCCGAGGCACGACAGTACTGCGAGTACGAGGGCGACCGCTCCGTCGCCGGGAAGATTGTGGTTTGCGGGCTAACGAACTCCAAGGATCAAGCGTCCAACGTCAAAAGCATAGTGGACGCTGGCGCCGCCGCCGTTCTGCTGTACAACGACGAACTCGGCGGCTACACCACCATTCTTATGGATTACAACACCAGCGTGGTTGAGGTATCCGCCGCCGATGGAAAGGTCCTCAGAGATTACGCGACGTCGGCGAAAAACAGTGTTGCGTCTCTCACATACAACAACACGTTGCTGGGTGTTCGTCCGGCCCCAGTGGTGGCGTGGTTCTCTGCTCGGGGTCCAAGCGGCATCGCCCCCGGCATTCTCAAGCCGGACATACTGGCACCGGGGCTCAACATCCTCGCCGCATGGCCCCCTAAAACGGACTCTGGATCGGGGCCTTTCAACATCATATCCGGCACATCCATGGCGACGCCGCACATCAGTGGCGTTGTAGCTCTCGTCAAGAGCTTGCATCCTGATTGGTCTCCGGCCGCCATCAAGTCTGCCATCCTGACGACCTCCGATGTCGTCGACAACACTGGTGGCCCGATCTTGGACGAGCAGCACGGGAAAGCCAATGCGTGCGCAAGAGGCGCTGGCCATGTGAATCCGACGAGAGCTGCTGACCCTGGCCTTGTGTACGACATCACCGCCGCAGAGTTCGCCGGCTACATCTGCTGGCTCCAAAGCACCGACGCCAAGGCTGCCAGTCTGCTGAACTCGAGCTTGCCCTGTGGCGACCTGCCCAAGATCACCGAAGCGCAACTCAATTACCCAACCATAACCGTGCCGCTGAGGCCGACACCGTTCATCGTCAACAGGACGGTGACAAACGTCGGCCCGGCGGAATCGACCTACACTGCGAAGGTGGAAGCACCAACGACATTGGCGGTCCATGTCTCACCGGAGACGCTGTCCTTCTCTAAGGTTGGAGAGAAGAAGACGTTCAGCGTGTCGGTGAGCGGCCACGGCGTGACCGAAGAAGAACTCACCGCAGAGGGAAGCCTGAGCTGGGTGTCGGAGAAGCACGTCGTGCGGAGCCCGGTCGTTGCCATAGTCGGGATCGGCAGGCGCGGCAGCCCTCCTCCCGCGGCTTCACCACCAGGCAGGACGTTGTCACACCTTACTTGA